In Castanea sativa cultivar Marrone di Chiusa Pesio chromosome 6, ASM4071231v1, a single window of DNA contains:
- the LOC142640817 gene encoding truncated FRIGIDA-like protein 1 isoform X3 has product MATLKTISAALKLIDSKKENLKKAFDDLQSHSSLLSSFSLTWSELDSHFTSLQNSLNQRFQHLESLELQKQAESTQPNPSTDPSSSQAPNAQTTPKVPPFSSKTPTQMTKTPVDPDGDVGSGQIVKPRPELKAFCENMDGLGLRKFLIEYPNGPNERKTIRDELLGALLCAPDPAALVLDAMDWFYKDNSVNLKNKNNKDWELGGSKRCCVLLLEELMKIKANVSEEVRERAKELALKWIGKERNIEMHTFEVLGLLHLVVAYGLRSVFNEDDLVDYLVIIAQYRQSAVLCKVFGLGDKAADLIQKLVSKGKQLQAVKFIFEFELTEKFPPVPLLKAHLEDAKKAARKVVNDGNHSRKSLNEGIAKEVGALKSVIKVIEDHNLDSEYPRADVEGLIEKLQKRAENIKKPAAAPPAKSYQPQQHRHQQQQQCGNKRPRMDYPVSPAAAPINVGGMNSTIPQYQQSHLQSADFFAHLDQNGSAQGGSGVQNHLQLFCTGHCRDQETLESERR; this is encoded by the exons atgGCAACGCTGAAGACAATCTCAGCAGCTCTGAAACTCATAGACTCAAAGAAAGAGAACCTCAAAAAGGCCTTCGATGACCTCCAATCCCACTCGTCCCTtctctcctctttctctctcacatggTCAGAACTTGATTCCCACTTCACCTCCCTCCAAAACTCGCTCAATCAACGATTCCAACACCTCGAATCGCTCGAGTTGCAAAAACAGGCCGAGTCAACTCAGCCAAACCCTTCAACCGACCCATCAAGCTCACAAGCGCCAAACGCACAAACCACCCCAAAGGTCCCTCCTTTTTCATCAAAAACTCCGACCCAGATGACCAAAACCCCGGTTGACCCGGATGGTGACGTGGGTTCGGGTCAAATAGTTAAGCCTCGGCCCGAGTTAAAGGCTTTTTGTGAGAATATGGATGGGTTGGGGTTGAGGAAGTTCTTAATTGAGTACCCAAATGGGCCAAATGAGAGGAAAACAATCAGGGATGAACTCCTTGGTGCATTGCTATGTGCTCCGGACCCAGCTGCATTGGTTTTGGATGCAATGGATTGGTTTTATAAGGATAATAGTGTGAATTTgaagaataagaataataaagaTTGGGAATTGGGTGGCTCAAAGAGGTGTTGTGTGCTTTTGTTGGAGGAACTTATGAAGATTAAGGCCAATGTGAGCGAGGAAGTGAGGGAGAGAGCCAAGGAGTTGGCTTTGAAGTGGATAGGGAAGGAGAGAAACATTGAGATGCACACGTTTGAGGTGCTGGGGTTGCTGCATTTGGTGGTGGCCTATGGGTTGCGGTCCGTCTTCAATGAGGATGACCTTGTGGATTATCTTGTTATTATTGCGCAGTATCGGCAGTCTGCGGTGTTGTGCAAAGTTTTTGGTTTGGGGGATAAAGCTGCTG ATCTCATTCAGAAACTTGTAAGTAAGGGAAAGCAACTTCAGgctgtcaaatttatttttgaatttgagcTGACTGAAAAGTTTCCACCAGTCCCCCTCTTGAAAGCCCATTTAGAGGATGCCAAGAAGGCTGCTAGGAAAGTTGTCAACGACGGAAATCATTCTCGCAAGTCCTTG AATGAGGGCATAGCCAAAGAAGTGGGTGCATTGAAGTCAGTTATTAAAGTTATTGAAGACCACAATCTTGACTCTGAGTATCCACGGGCAGACGTTGAAGGGCTTATCGAGAAGCTACAGAAGCGGGCAGAAAACATCAAAAAACCTGCAGCAGCTCCTCCTGCCAAATCTTATCAGCCACAGCAGCACCGGCACCAGCAGCAGCAACAGTGTGGAAACAAGCGTCCTCGAATGGATTATCCAGTTAGTCCTGCAGCAGCACCAATAAATGTTGGTGGCATGAATTCAACAATTCCCCAATATCAACAATCTCATCTACAGTCAGCAG ATTTCTTTGCTCATCTAGACCAAAATGGTTCAGCACAAG GGGGCTCTGGTGTGCAGAATCATCTTCAGCTCTTCTGCACAGGACATTGCAGAGATCAAGAAACTCTTGAATCAGAAAGGAGGTGA
- the LOC142640817 gene encoding truncated FRIGIDA-like protein 1 isoform X2 yields the protein MATLKTISAALKLIDSKKENLKKAFDDLQSHSSLLSSFSLTWSELDSHFTSLQNSLNQRFQHLESLELQKQAESTQPNPSTDPSSSQAPNAQTTPKVPPFSSKTPTQMTKTPVDPDGDVGSGQIVKPRPELKAFCENMDGLGLRKFLIEYPNGPNERKTIRDELLGALLCAPDPAALVLDAMDWFYKDNSVNLKNKNNKDWELGGSKRCCVLLLEELMKIKANVSEEVRERAKELALKWIGKERNIEMHTFEVLGLLHLVVAYGLRSVFNEDDLVDYLVIIAQYRQSAVLCKVFGLGDKAADLIQKLVSKGKQLQAVKFIFEFELTEKFPPVPLLKAHLEDAKKAARKVVNDGNHSRKSLNEGIAKEVGALKSVIKVIEDHNLDSEYPRADVEGLIEKLQKRAENIKKPAAAPPAKSYQPQQHRHQQQQQCGNKRPRMDYPVSPAAAPINVGGMNSTIPQYQQSHLQSADFFAHLDQNGSAQVNPLVISKYGASEDYPGSMDLAHTKAISIMGLWCAESSSALLHRTLQRSRNS from the exons atgGCAACGCTGAAGACAATCTCAGCAGCTCTGAAACTCATAGACTCAAAGAAAGAGAACCTCAAAAAGGCCTTCGATGACCTCCAATCCCACTCGTCCCTtctctcctctttctctctcacatggTCAGAACTTGATTCCCACTTCACCTCCCTCCAAAACTCGCTCAATCAACGATTCCAACACCTCGAATCGCTCGAGTTGCAAAAACAGGCCGAGTCAACTCAGCCAAACCCTTCAACCGACCCATCAAGCTCACAAGCGCCAAACGCACAAACCACCCCAAAGGTCCCTCCTTTTTCATCAAAAACTCCGACCCAGATGACCAAAACCCCGGTTGACCCGGATGGTGACGTGGGTTCGGGTCAAATAGTTAAGCCTCGGCCCGAGTTAAAGGCTTTTTGTGAGAATATGGATGGGTTGGGGTTGAGGAAGTTCTTAATTGAGTACCCAAATGGGCCAAATGAGAGGAAAACAATCAGGGATGAACTCCTTGGTGCATTGCTATGTGCTCCGGACCCAGCTGCATTGGTTTTGGATGCAATGGATTGGTTTTATAAGGATAATAGTGTGAATTTgaagaataagaataataaagaTTGGGAATTGGGTGGCTCAAAGAGGTGTTGTGTGCTTTTGTTGGAGGAACTTATGAAGATTAAGGCCAATGTGAGCGAGGAAGTGAGGGAGAGAGCCAAGGAGTTGGCTTTGAAGTGGATAGGGAAGGAGAGAAACATTGAGATGCACACGTTTGAGGTGCTGGGGTTGCTGCATTTGGTGGTGGCCTATGGGTTGCGGTCCGTCTTCAATGAGGATGACCTTGTGGATTATCTTGTTATTATTGCGCAGTATCGGCAGTCTGCGGTGTTGTGCAAAGTTTTTGGTTTGGGGGATAAAGCTGCTG ATCTCATTCAGAAACTTGTAAGTAAGGGAAAGCAACTTCAGgctgtcaaatttatttttgaatttgagcTGACTGAAAAGTTTCCACCAGTCCCCCTCTTGAAAGCCCATTTAGAGGATGCCAAGAAGGCTGCTAGGAAAGTTGTCAACGACGGAAATCATTCTCGCAAGTCCTTG AATGAGGGCATAGCCAAAGAAGTGGGTGCATTGAAGTCAGTTATTAAAGTTATTGAAGACCACAATCTTGACTCTGAGTATCCACGGGCAGACGTTGAAGGGCTTATCGAGAAGCTACAGAAGCGGGCAGAAAACATCAAAAAACCTGCAGCAGCTCCTCCTGCCAAATCTTATCAGCCACAGCAGCACCGGCACCAGCAGCAGCAACAGTGTGGAAACAAGCGTCCTCGAATGGATTATCCAGTTAGTCCTGCAGCAGCACCAATAAATGTTGGTGGCATGAATTCAACAATTCCCCAATATCAACAATCTCATCTACAGTCAGCAG ATTTCTTTGCTCATCTAGACCAAAATGGTTCAGCACAAG TGAATCCTTTGGTTATCTCTAAATATGGAGCAAGTGAAGATTACCCTGGTTCTATGGATTTAGCACATACGAAAGCTATTTCAATCAT GGGGCTCTGGTGTGCAGAATCATCTTCAGCTCTTCTGCACAGGACATTGCAGAGATCAAGAAACTCTTGA
- the LOC142640817 gene encoding truncated FRIGIDA-like protein 1 isoform X5 has translation MATLKTISAALKLIDSKKENLKKAFDDLQSHSSLLSSFSLTWSELDSHFTSLQNSLNQRFQHLESLELQKQAESTQPNPSTDPSSSQAPNAQTTPKVPPFSSKTPTQMTKTPVDPDGDVGSGQIVKPRPELKAFCENMDGLGLRKFLIEYPNGPNERKTIRDELLGALLCAPDPAALVLDAMDWFYKDNSVNLKNKNNKDWELGGSKRCCVLLLEELMKIKANVSEEVRERAKELALKWIGKERNIEMHTFEVLGLLHLVVAYGLRSVFNEDDLVDYLVIIAQYRQSAVLCKVFGLGDKAADLIQKLVSKGKQLQAVKFIFEFELTEKFPPVPLLKAHLEDAKKAARKVVNDGNHSRKSLNEGIAKEVGALKSVIKVIEDHNLDSEYPRADVEGLIEKLQKRAENIKKPAAAPPAKSYQPQQHRHQQQQQCGNKRPRMDYPVSPAAAPINVGGMNSTIPQYQQSHLQSADFANDVPLSISYSVLELH, from the exons atgGCAACGCTGAAGACAATCTCAGCAGCTCTGAAACTCATAGACTCAAAGAAAGAGAACCTCAAAAAGGCCTTCGATGACCTCCAATCCCACTCGTCCCTtctctcctctttctctctcacatggTCAGAACTTGATTCCCACTTCACCTCCCTCCAAAACTCGCTCAATCAACGATTCCAACACCTCGAATCGCTCGAGTTGCAAAAACAGGCCGAGTCAACTCAGCCAAACCCTTCAACCGACCCATCAAGCTCACAAGCGCCAAACGCACAAACCACCCCAAAGGTCCCTCCTTTTTCATCAAAAACTCCGACCCAGATGACCAAAACCCCGGTTGACCCGGATGGTGACGTGGGTTCGGGTCAAATAGTTAAGCCTCGGCCCGAGTTAAAGGCTTTTTGTGAGAATATGGATGGGTTGGGGTTGAGGAAGTTCTTAATTGAGTACCCAAATGGGCCAAATGAGAGGAAAACAATCAGGGATGAACTCCTTGGTGCATTGCTATGTGCTCCGGACCCAGCTGCATTGGTTTTGGATGCAATGGATTGGTTTTATAAGGATAATAGTGTGAATTTgaagaataagaataataaagaTTGGGAATTGGGTGGCTCAAAGAGGTGTTGTGTGCTTTTGTTGGAGGAACTTATGAAGATTAAGGCCAATGTGAGCGAGGAAGTGAGGGAGAGAGCCAAGGAGTTGGCTTTGAAGTGGATAGGGAAGGAGAGAAACATTGAGATGCACACGTTTGAGGTGCTGGGGTTGCTGCATTTGGTGGTGGCCTATGGGTTGCGGTCCGTCTTCAATGAGGATGACCTTGTGGATTATCTTGTTATTATTGCGCAGTATCGGCAGTCTGCGGTGTTGTGCAAAGTTTTTGGTTTGGGGGATAAAGCTGCTG ATCTCATTCAGAAACTTGTAAGTAAGGGAAAGCAACTTCAGgctgtcaaatttatttttgaatttgagcTGACTGAAAAGTTTCCACCAGTCCCCCTCTTGAAAGCCCATTTAGAGGATGCCAAGAAGGCTGCTAGGAAAGTTGTCAACGACGGAAATCATTCTCGCAAGTCCTTG AATGAGGGCATAGCCAAAGAAGTGGGTGCATTGAAGTCAGTTATTAAAGTTATTGAAGACCACAATCTTGACTCTGAGTATCCACGGGCAGACGTTGAAGGGCTTATCGAGAAGCTACAGAAGCGGGCAGAAAACATCAAAAAACCTGCAGCAGCTCCTCCTGCCAAATCTTATCAGCCACAGCAGCACCGGCACCAGCAGCAGCAACAGTGTGGAAACAAGCGTCCTCGAATGGATTATCCAGTTAGTCCTGCAGCAGCACCAATAAATGTTGGTGGCATGAATTCAACAATTCCCCAATATCAACAATCTCATCTACAGTCAGCAG ATTTTGCAAATGATGTTCCACTTAGCATCAGTTACTCAGTTCTTGAATTACATTGA
- the LOC142640817 gene encoding truncated FRIGIDA-like protein 1 isoform X4, with product MATLKTISAALKLIDSKKENLKKAFDDLQSHSSLLSSFSLTWSELDSHFTSLQNSLNQRFQHLESLELQKQAESTQPNPSTDPSSSQAPNAQTTPKVPPFSSKTPTQMTKTPVDPDGDVGSGQIVKPRPELKAFCENMDGLGLRKFLIEYPNGPNERKTIRDELLGALLCAPDPAALVLDAMDWFYKDNSVNLKNKNNKDWELGGSKRCCVLLLEELMKIKANVSEEVRERAKELALKWIGKERNIEMHTFEVLGLLHLVVAYGLRSVFNEDDLVDYLVIIAQYRQSAVLCKVFGLGDKAADLIQKLVSKGKQLQAVKFIFEFELTEKFPPVPLLKAHLEDAKKAARKVVNDGNHSRKSLNEGIAKEVGALKSVIKVIEDHNLDSEYPRADVEGLIEKLQKRAENIKKPAAAPPAKSYQPQQHRHQQQQQCGNKRPRMDYPVSPAAAPINVGGMNSTIPQYQQSHLQSAGGILKAGIIILFLLAVFRSGLS from the exons atgGCAACGCTGAAGACAATCTCAGCAGCTCTGAAACTCATAGACTCAAAGAAAGAGAACCTCAAAAAGGCCTTCGATGACCTCCAATCCCACTCGTCCCTtctctcctctttctctctcacatggTCAGAACTTGATTCCCACTTCACCTCCCTCCAAAACTCGCTCAATCAACGATTCCAACACCTCGAATCGCTCGAGTTGCAAAAACAGGCCGAGTCAACTCAGCCAAACCCTTCAACCGACCCATCAAGCTCACAAGCGCCAAACGCACAAACCACCCCAAAGGTCCCTCCTTTTTCATCAAAAACTCCGACCCAGATGACCAAAACCCCGGTTGACCCGGATGGTGACGTGGGTTCGGGTCAAATAGTTAAGCCTCGGCCCGAGTTAAAGGCTTTTTGTGAGAATATGGATGGGTTGGGGTTGAGGAAGTTCTTAATTGAGTACCCAAATGGGCCAAATGAGAGGAAAACAATCAGGGATGAACTCCTTGGTGCATTGCTATGTGCTCCGGACCCAGCTGCATTGGTTTTGGATGCAATGGATTGGTTTTATAAGGATAATAGTGTGAATTTgaagaataagaataataaagaTTGGGAATTGGGTGGCTCAAAGAGGTGTTGTGTGCTTTTGTTGGAGGAACTTATGAAGATTAAGGCCAATGTGAGCGAGGAAGTGAGGGAGAGAGCCAAGGAGTTGGCTTTGAAGTGGATAGGGAAGGAGAGAAACATTGAGATGCACACGTTTGAGGTGCTGGGGTTGCTGCATTTGGTGGTGGCCTATGGGTTGCGGTCCGTCTTCAATGAGGATGACCTTGTGGATTATCTTGTTATTATTGCGCAGTATCGGCAGTCTGCGGTGTTGTGCAAAGTTTTTGGTTTGGGGGATAAAGCTGCTG ATCTCATTCAGAAACTTGTAAGTAAGGGAAAGCAACTTCAGgctgtcaaatttatttttgaatttgagcTGACTGAAAAGTTTCCACCAGTCCCCCTCTTGAAAGCCCATTTAGAGGATGCCAAGAAGGCTGCTAGGAAAGTTGTCAACGACGGAAATCATTCTCGCAAGTCCTTG AATGAGGGCATAGCCAAAGAAGTGGGTGCATTGAAGTCAGTTATTAAAGTTATTGAAGACCACAATCTTGACTCTGAGTATCCACGGGCAGACGTTGAAGGGCTTATCGAGAAGCTACAGAAGCGGGCAGAAAACATCAAAAAACCTGCAGCAGCTCCTCCTGCCAAATCTTATCAGCCACAGCAGCACCGGCACCAGCAGCAGCAACAGTGTGGAAACAAGCGTCCTCGAATGGATTATCCAGTTAGTCCTGCAGCAGCACCAATAAATGTTGGTGGCATGAATTCAACAATTCCCCAATATCAACAATCTCATCTACAGTCAGCAG GTGGCATTTTGAAAGCGGGaattatcattttgtttttattagcAGTTTTTCGTTCAGGACTTTCATAG
- the LOC142640817 gene encoding FRIGIDA-like protein 1 isoform X1: MATLKTISAALKLIDSKKENLKKAFDDLQSHSSLLSSFSLTWSELDSHFTSLQNSLNQRFQHLESLELQKQAESTQPNPSTDPSSSQAPNAQTTPKVPPFSSKTPTQMTKTPVDPDGDVGSGQIVKPRPELKAFCENMDGLGLRKFLIEYPNGPNERKTIRDELLGALLCAPDPAALVLDAMDWFYKDNSVNLKNKNNKDWELGGSKRCCVLLLEELMKIKANVSEEVRERAKELALKWIGKERNIEMHTFEVLGLLHLVVAYGLRSVFNEDDLVDYLVIIAQYRQSAVLCKVFGLGDKAADLIQKLVSKGKQLQAVKFIFEFELTEKFPPVPLLKAHLEDAKKAARKVVNDGNHSRKSLNEGIAKEVGALKSVIKVIEDHNLDSEYPRADVEGLIEKLQKRAENIKKPAAAPPAKSYQPQQHRHQQQQQCGNKRPRMDYPVSPAAAPINVGGMNSTIPQYQQSHLQSAGLLPEHPASYGSLSAVPYGMVGQSPTVAPYMGSSAGLYGYPGAPVGFSGDPSPSSSHLYSSEPYVPSDYYVRPTAYDGYGVPPQYHPSYYHK, encoded by the exons atgGCAACGCTGAAGACAATCTCAGCAGCTCTGAAACTCATAGACTCAAAGAAAGAGAACCTCAAAAAGGCCTTCGATGACCTCCAATCCCACTCGTCCCTtctctcctctttctctctcacatggTCAGAACTTGATTCCCACTTCACCTCCCTCCAAAACTCGCTCAATCAACGATTCCAACACCTCGAATCGCTCGAGTTGCAAAAACAGGCCGAGTCAACTCAGCCAAACCCTTCAACCGACCCATCAAGCTCACAAGCGCCAAACGCACAAACCACCCCAAAGGTCCCTCCTTTTTCATCAAAAACTCCGACCCAGATGACCAAAACCCCGGTTGACCCGGATGGTGACGTGGGTTCGGGTCAAATAGTTAAGCCTCGGCCCGAGTTAAAGGCTTTTTGTGAGAATATGGATGGGTTGGGGTTGAGGAAGTTCTTAATTGAGTACCCAAATGGGCCAAATGAGAGGAAAACAATCAGGGATGAACTCCTTGGTGCATTGCTATGTGCTCCGGACCCAGCTGCATTGGTTTTGGATGCAATGGATTGGTTTTATAAGGATAATAGTGTGAATTTgaagaataagaataataaagaTTGGGAATTGGGTGGCTCAAAGAGGTGTTGTGTGCTTTTGTTGGAGGAACTTATGAAGATTAAGGCCAATGTGAGCGAGGAAGTGAGGGAGAGAGCCAAGGAGTTGGCTTTGAAGTGGATAGGGAAGGAGAGAAACATTGAGATGCACACGTTTGAGGTGCTGGGGTTGCTGCATTTGGTGGTGGCCTATGGGTTGCGGTCCGTCTTCAATGAGGATGACCTTGTGGATTATCTTGTTATTATTGCGCAGTATCGGCAGTCTGCGGTGTTGTGCAAAGTTTTTGGTTTGGGGGATAAAGCTGCTG ATCTCATTCAGAAACTTGTAAGTAAGGGAAAGCAACTTCAGgctgtcaaatttatttttgaatttgagcTGACTGAAAAGTTTCCACCAGTCCCCCTCTTGAAAGCCCATTTAGAGGATGCCAAGAAGGCTGCTAGGAAAGTTGTCAACGACGGAAATCATTCTCGCAAGTCCTTG AATGAGGGCATAGCCAAAGAAGTGGGTGCATTGAAGTCAGTTATTAAAGTTATTGAAGACCACAATCTTGACTCTGAGTATCCACGGGCAGACGTTGAAGGGCTTATCGAGAAGCTACAGAAGCGGGCAGAAAACATCAAAAAACCTGCAGCAGCTCCTCCTGCCAAATCTTATCAGCCACAGCAGCACCGGCACCAGCAGCAGCAACAGTGTGGAAACAAGCGTCCTCGAATGGATTATCCAGTTAGTCCTGCAGCAGCACCAATAAATGTTGGTGGCATGAATTCAACAATTCCCCAATATCAACAATCTCATCTACAGTCAGCAGGTTTGTTACCAGAGCATCCAGCTTCATATGGGAGCTTATCGGCTGTGCCCTATGGCATGGTGGGCCAGAGTCCTACTGTTGCCCCTTACATGGGCTCATCAGCTGGGTTGTATGGTTATCCAGGAGCCCCTGTGGGTTTTTCTGGGGACCCAAGCCCTTCTAGTTCCCATCTATACTCATCAGAACCATATGTGCCATCTGATTATTATGTTAGGCCAACTGCCTATGATGGATATGGTGTGCCACCCCAATACCATCCATCATACTATCATAAGTAA
- the LOC142639348 gene encoding uncharacterized protein LOC142639348 → MDRLDEYKRIEEDQQQGKGKEAKVLEKIWHESYFKWPNKMAGDPMKRNQNLHRHYHQERGHTTEDCRILWNHLEQLVKEGRLKQFLYRPNGQGDHPGSVNQGNHASSPPLGTIYVIFAAPGRIGSRPSRVMSVAQALTEDSGSELKRTKGNVPPILGFSEEDKIGTIQPHDDALVVTLRIGGYDVKRVMVDQGSGADIIYPNLFKGLNLKLEDLTAYDSPLISFEGKAVIPKGQIRLPV, encoded by the exons atggatcgccTTGATGAGTACAAACGgattgaggaagatcaacagcaaggtAAAGGAAAGGAGGCGAAG GTGTTGGAAAAAATCTGGCATGAatcatacttcaaatggcccaacaaGATGGCAGGGGATCCCATGAAGCGTAATCAGAACCTCCACCGCCATTATCATCAAGAGAGGGGTCATACTACGGAGGATTGTAGGAttctgtggaatcatttggagcagttggttaaagagggaaggTTAAAACAATTCTTGTATCGACCCAATGGGCAGGGAGATCATCCAGGTTCGGTGAATCAGGGTAACCATGCTTCAAGTCCTCCTTTGGGTACGATTTATGTTATCTTTGCTGCTCCGGGTAGAATTGGTTCTCGTCCTTCCAGGGTGATGTCTGTGGCACAAGCCCTTACCGAGGATTCTGGCTCTGAGCTGAAAAGGACTAAGGGAAATGTCCCCCCAATCTTAGGTTTCTCGGAAGAGGACAAGATTGGGACTATCCAACCACATGACGATGCATTGGTTGTTACGCTAAGGATAGGAGgctatgacgtgaagagggtgatggttgaccagggtagtggtgcagatattATATACCCTAACTTGTTCAAGGGGCTAAATTTAAAGCTTGAGGACCTTACAGCTTATGATTCTCCattgataagctttgaagggaaagCTGTCATACCAAAAGGGCAAATTAGGTTGCCTGTATAA
- the LOC142641044 gene encoding putative serine/threonine-protein kinase WNK11, which translates to MMPSVNPDPSDKDSEPFVEIDPTGRYGRYNELLGSGAVKKVYRAFDQEEGIEVAWNQVKLRNFTNDPYMIDRLYSEVRLLRTLTNNNIIALYNVWRDEENNTLNFITEVCTSGNLREYRKKHRHVSMKALKKWSKQILKGLDYLHTHEPCVIHRDLNCSNVFVNGNIGQVKIGDLGLAAIVGKSHSAHSVLGTPEFMAPELYEEDYTEMVDIYSFGMCMIEMVTLEIPYSECDNVAKIYKKVSTGLRPEALSKVKDLQVRAFIEKCLAQPRARPSASELLNDPFFDEIDDDENDEFIFS; encoded by the exons ATG ATGCCTAGTGTGAATCCTGATCCATCTGATAAAGATTCGGAGCCATTTGTTGAAATTGATCCAACAGGCCGGTACGGCCGCTACAACGAGCTACTTGGCAGCGGTGCAGTGAAAAAAGTGTACCGTGCATTTGATCAAGAAGAAGGAATAGAAGTAGCATGGAACCAGGTCAAACTACGAAACTTCACTAATGATCCCTACATGATTGATAGGCTTTACTCCGAGGTCAGGCTGCTGAGAACCTTAACAAACAATAACATCATTGCCTTGTACAATGTGTGGAGGGACGAGGAAAACAACACCTTGAATTTTATCACCGAGGTGTGTACTAGTGGGAACTTGAGAGAGTATAGGAAGAAACATAGGCATGTTTCAATGAAAGCTTTGAAGAAATGGTCAAAGCAGATTTTGAAAGGGTTGGACTACTTGCATACACATGAGCCTTGTGTCATTCATAGAGATCTCAATTGTAGCAATGTTTTTGTCAATGGGAACATTGGTCAG GTAAAGATTGGTGATTTGGGTTTGGCGGCGATAGTGGGGAAGAGTCATTCAGCACACTCAGTGTTAGGGACACCGGAATTCATGGCACCGGAGCTTTACGAGGAGGATTACACGGAAATGGTGGATATATACTCGTTTGGGATGTGCATGATCGAGATGGTGACTTTGGAAATTCCCTATAGTGAATGTGACAATGTTGCCAAAATATACAAGAAGGTGTCAACTGGGCTGaggcctgaggccctgagcAAGGTTAAGGATTTGCAGGTGAGGGCGTTCATTGAGAAGTGCCTTGCTCAACCAAGGGCAAGACCCTCTGCGTCTGAGCTCCTCAACGACCCGTTCTTTGATGAAATTGATGATGAcgaaaatgatgaatttattttttcatga